The proteins below come from a single Agrococcus beijingensis genomic window:
- a CDS encoding GNAT family N-acetyltransferase, whose translation MLPEEYERRRRLPRHLREPEHREPDFAFTIRPAEARDLPVVRDIYRHYVLNSTVTFDEKPKSLPQWRRTLREAAELNLAFLVAESATGTVLGYALVQPWKQRAAYRYTVESSVYLAPAAGGRGLGRALMEALIETTRARGVREMIAVIADQGADASVALHEKLGFEEIGRMGRVGHKFGRDLGIVLLQKSLRKKR comes from the coding sequence ATGCTGCCCGAGGAGTACGAGCGCCGCCGCCGGCTGCCGCGGCACCTGCGCGAGCCCGAGCACCGCGAGCCCGACTTCGCGTTCACGATCCGGCCCGCCGAGGCGCGCGACCTGCCCGTCGTGCGCGACATCTACCGCCACTACGTGCTGAACTCGACGGTCACCTTCGACGAGAAGCCGAAGTCGCTGCCGCAGTGGCGGCGCACGCTGCGCGAGGCCGCCGAGCTGAACCTCGCGTTCCTGGTGGCCGAGAGCGCCACCGGCACGGTGCTCGGCTACGCGCTCGTGCAGCCGTGGAAGCAGCGGGCCGCCTACCGCTACACGGTCGAGTCGTCGGTCTACCTGGCGCCCGCGGCGGGCGGTCGCGGGCTCGGGCGCGCGCTCATGGAGGCGCTCATCGAGACCACGCGCGCGCGGGGGGTGCGCGAGATGATCGCCGTCATCGCCGATCAGGGGGCGGATGCGTCGGTCGCCCTGCACGAGAAGCTCGGCTTCGAGGAGATCGGGCGGATGGGTCGGGTCGGCCACAAGTTCGGCCGCGACCTGGGGATCGTGCTGCTGCAGAAGTCGCTGCGCAAGAAGCGGTAG
- a CDS encoding amidase — MTAIHELGALDLWRLLHARELSAVEVAEHFLERIERLDEANAFVHVDRELALRQARAADEADDRTGIIHGLPFADKMLTRRAGQPAAMGSRWLEGAVADVTDPMARVLDTGGGVVLGRTAAPEFGFAGYTRSALHGSTTLPGRPDLHAGGSSGGAAAAVAQGLLPFAPGSDGGGSIRIPAATCGLVGLKPTRGRVPAHGGVGTVGGLVTAGAIGRSVMDVALLTDALIGRVNGDTPHELTLRPPEHDDGSLLAAAVRGEGRYRIAVMTGTPWDATHDIRIAPEANAAVEVALAALEAFGHELGEVALPDATGYADAFTALWRGGAAAIGVPRAERGRLEPLARWIIDTSDELGAGGLAKAQLWASAFERRVLAAFAPWDAVLTPATALTPRPLDWYPIDDGEADFDRQVLHTPHTSFVNVTGLPAIALPVHQAATDDGDALPMGVQLIGRPGEEATLLAIGRQLERRIPWKQRALARIRD, encoded by the coding sequence TTGACGGCGATCCACGAGCTGGGAGCGCTCGACCTCTGGCGGCTGCTGCACGCGCGCGAGCTCAGCGCGGTCGAGGTGGCCGAGCACTTCCTCGAGCGCATCGAGCGGCTCGACGAGGCGAACGCCTTCGTGCACGTCGACCGCGAGCTGGCGCTGCGGCAGGCGCGGGCCGCCGACGAGGCCGACGACCGCACGGGCATCATCCACGGCCTGCCGTTCGCCGACAAGATGCTCACCCGCCGCGCTGGCCAGCCCGCCGCCATGGGCAGCCGCTGGCTCGAGGGCGCGGTCGCCGACGTCACCGATCCGATGGCGCGGGTGCTCGACACCGGCGGCGGCGTCGTGCTCGGCCGCACCGCCGCGCCCGAGTTCGGCTTCGCCGGCTACACCCGCTCCGCCCTCCACGGCTCGACGACGCTGCCCGGCCGCCCCGACCTGCACGCCGGCGGCTCGTCGGGCGGCGCCGCCGCCGCGGTCGCGCAGGGGCTGCTGCCGTTCGCGCCCGGCTCCGACGGCGGCGGCTCGATCCGCATCCCCGCCGCCACCTGCGGGCTCGTCGGGCTCAAGCCCACCCGCGGCCGCGTGCCCGCGCACGGCGGCGTCGGCACCGTCGGCGGGCTGGTCACGGCGGGCGCCATCGGCCGCTCCGTGATGGATGTCGCGCTGCTCACCGACGCGCTCATCGGCCGCGTCAACGGCGACACCCCGCACGAGCTGACGCTCCGGCCGCCCGAGCACGACGACGGCTCGCTGCTGGCGGCGGCCGTGCGCGGCGAGGGGCGCTACCGCATCGCCGTCATGACGGGCACGCCCTGGGACGCGACCCACGACATCCGCATCGCCCCCGAGGCGAACGCCGCCGTCGAGGTCGCCCTCGCCGCGCTCGAGGCGTTCGGGCACGAGCTCGGCGAGGTCGCGCTGCCCGATGCGACGGGGTACGCGGATGCGTTCACGGCGCTCTGGCGCGGAGGTGCGGCAGCCATCGGCGTGCCTCGTGCGGAGCGCGGGCGCCTCGAGCCGCTGGCCCGCTGGATCATCGACACGAGCGACGAGCTGGGCGCCGGCGGGCTGGCGAAAGCGCAGCTGTGGGCGTCGGCCTTCGAGCGGCGGGTGCTCGCGGCGTTCGCGCCGTGGGATGCGGTGCTGACGCCCGCGACGGCGCTCACGCCGCGCCCGCTCGACTGGTACCCGATCGACGACGGCGAGGCCGACTTCGACCGGCAGGTGCTGCACACGCCGCACACGTCGTTCGTCAACGTGACGGGGCTGCCGGCGATCGCGCTGCCGGTGCACCAGGCTGCGACCGACGACGGCGACGCGTTGCCGATGGGCGTGCAGCTGATCGGCCGGCCGGGGGAGGAGGCGACGCTGCTCGCGATCGGCCGCCAGCTCGAGCGCCGCATCCCCTGGAAGCAGCGCGCCCTCGCCCGCATCCGCGACTGA
- a CDS encoding TPM domain-containing protein — protein MQVRFVRPFAVVALGAAASLGLSAGALATEDPVNVGGDPFVDTTGDFASDDAEVTAHLEEENASSPADVYVVVVDSYDGIARGDWSVEAAETSGLGQDDLLITIAMDDGQWGYAYPQGYPLSEAEVNQIAQSNLQPALDNGDIAGAAMGFGTAVAQFDPASDGGTDVNVDGSAVLPVVLLVGGAAVVGGGAWLVSRGMRSRRKKQGEIAAKQQQQLSLDELKQRADIALVQLDDTVQQSEQELAFAGAQFGDQAVAPYREALEKAKGGLREAFGLQQQLDDAFPDTDQERHDWSSRILQIAEGAGTELAGHASSFEQLRDLEQNAPQVLESVAQSRQTLDGRIANARQILDRLDDHHSGASIEPVRENIAGAERQLPNIDQSIAAGREAVAKGDGAAAALAVHAAEAALAQASGLLAAVERAEHDLGTSAQQLVGLVQDSIGDIAAAKTLRSTATTDLAPLIAHVEQQVAVAQQRPTDTLTVLANLQRANQRLDDATGQVREHGAQLQREQSGLQHWIASARANIDRAEDFISTRRIGVGPRARQLLATAQQELAQALRLAQQEPGTAAQYAQAASQHAEQAMQDASGDVGGWGGRAQNPYYRGGGGGGRGQDMLTGGLLGYILGDMLNGSGGHAGGSGFDGFAGGGGGGGGGLGDLFSGGGGSFGGGGGGGFFGGGFGDFGGGGGGFGD, from the coding sequence ATGCAGGTCCGGTTCGTTCGCCCGTTCGCCGTGGTCGCCCTCGGGGCGGCGGCGTCGCTCGGACTCTCCGCCGGCGCGCTCGCGACCGAGGATCCCGTCAACGTCGGCGGGGATCCCTTCGTCGACACCACCGGCGACTTCGCGAGCGACGACGCGGAGGTGACGGCGCACCTCGAGGAGGAGAACGCATCCTCGCCCGCCGACGTCTACGTCGTGGTCGTCGACTCCTACGACGGCATCGCGCGCGGCGACTGGTCGGTCGAGGCGGCGGAGACCTCGGGCCTCGGCCAGGACGATCTGCTCATCACGATCGCGATGGACGACGGGCAGTGGGGCTACGCCTACCCGCAGGGCTACCCGCTCTCTGAGGCGGAGGTCAACCAGATCGCGCAGTCGAACCTGCAGCCGGCGCTCGACAACGGCGACATCGCCGGCGCCGCGATGGGCTTCGGCACGGCGGTCGCCCAGTTCGACCCCGCGAGCGACGGCGGTACGGACGTGAACGTCGACGGCTCGGCCGTCCTGCCGGTCGTGCTGCTCGTCGGCGGCGCCGCGGTCGTCGGCGGCGGCGCGTGGCTCGTCTCTCGCGGCATGCGCTCGCGGCGCAAGAAGCAGGGCGAGATCGCCGCGAAGCAGCAGCAGCAGCTCAGCCTCGACGAGCTCAAGCAGCGCGCCGACATCGCCCTCGTGCAGCTCGACGACACCGTGCAGCAGAGCGAGCAGGAGCTCGCCTTCGCGGGCGCGCAGTTCGGCGACCAGGCCGTCGCGCCCTATCGGGAGGCGCTCGAGAAGGCCAAGGGCGGGCTGCGCGAGGCGTTCGGACTGCAGCAGCAGCTCGACGACGCGTTCCCCGACACCGACCAGGAGCGGCACGACTGGTCGAGCCGCATCCTGCAGATCGCCGAGGGCGCGGGCACCGAGCTCGCCGGCCACGCCTCGTCGTTCGAGCAGCTGCGCGACCTCGAGCAGAACGCGCCGCAGGTGCTCGAGTCGGTCGCCCAGTCGCGGCAGACGCTCGACGGCCGCATCGCGAACGCGCGGCAGATCCTCGACCGGCTCGACGACCACCACAGCGGCGCCTCGATCGAGCCGGTGCGCGAGAACATCGCCGGCGCCGAGCGCCAGCTGCCCAACATCGACCAGTCGATCGCGGCCGGCCGCGAGGCGGTCGCGAAGGGCGACGGCGCCGCCGCCGCGCTCGCCGTGCACGCCGCTGAGGCGGCGCTCGCCCAGGCGTCGGGCCTGCTCGCCGCGGTGGAGCGCGCCGAGCACGACCTCGGCACCTCGGCGCAGCAGCTGGTCGGGCTCGTGCAGGACTCCATCGGCGACATCGCGGCGGCGAAGACGCTGCGCTCGACGGCGACCACCGACCTCGCGCCGCTCATCGCGCACGTCGAGCAGCAGGTCGCGGTCGCGCAGCAGCGGCCCACCGACACGCTCACCGTGCTCGCCAACCTGCAGCGCGCCAACCAGCGGCTCGACGACGCCACCGGCCAGGTGCGCGAGCACGGCGCGCAGCTGCAGCGCGAGCAGTCGGGCCTGCAGCACTGGATCGCCTCGGCCCGTGCCAACATCGACCGCGCCGAGGACTTCATCAGCACGCGCCGCATCGGCGTCGGCCCGCGCGCCCGCCAGCTGCTCGCCACCGCGCAGCAGGAGCTCGCGCAGGCGCTGCGGCTCGCCCAGCAGGAGCCCGGCACCGCCGCGCAGTATGCGCAGGCGGCCTCGCAGCACGCCGAGCAGGCGATGCAGGATGCCTCCGGCGACGTCGGCGGCTGGGGCGGCCGCGCGCAGAACCCCTACTACCGCGGCGGCGGCGGCGGCGGGCGGGGACAGGACATGCTCACCGGCGGCCTGCTCGGCTACATCCTCGGCGACATGCTGAACGGCTCCGGCGGTCACGCCGGCGGCAGCGGGTTCGACGGCTTCGCGGGAGGGGGCGGGGGCGGGGGCGGCGGCCTCGGCGACCTCTTCTCCGGCGGCGGCGGCTCGTTCGGCGGAGGCGGCGGCGGCGGCTTCTTCGGCGGCGGCTTCGGCGACTTCGGCGGTGGCGGCGGTGGCTTCGGCGACTGA
- a CDS encoding uracil-DNA glycosylase produces the protein MIDRPLTELVDAGWADALAPVAHVVRELGERLGAETAAGRPFLPAPELVLRAFAQPLADVRVLIVGQDPYPTPGHPIGLSFAVERHVRPLPRSLQNIYRELRDDLGLEPAPHGDLSAWSAQGVLLLNRVLTVGAGAPASHRGWGWEQVSEAAIRALVARRGADGGPVPLVAILWGAQAQALAPLLEGVPIIASAHPSPLSASRGFFGSRPFSRANAALEAQGAAPVDWRIRSDDADRAVLDATARRAAPGRSARASASDTVSLFDRLD, from the coding sequence ATGATCGACCGGCCGCTCACCGAGCTCGTCGATGCGGGGTGGGCGGATGCGCTTGCGCCCGTCGCGCACGTCGTGCGCGAGCTGGGCGAGCGGCTGGGTGCCGAGACCGCGGCGGGGCGGCCCTTCCTGCCCGCGCCCGAGCTCGTGCTGCGGGCGTTCGCGCAGCCGCTCGCCGACGTGCGGGTGCTGATCGTCGGGCAGGACCCCTACCCGACGCCCGGGCATCCGATCGGGCTGTCGTTCGCGGTCGAGCGGCACGTGCGGCCGCTGCCGCGCTCGCTGCAGAACATCTACCGCGAGCTGCGCGACGACCTGGGGCTCGAGCCCGCGCCGCACGGCGACCTCTCGGCGTGGAGCGCGCAGGGCGTGCTGCTGCTCAACCGGGTGCTGACGGTGGGCGCGGGCGCGCCCGCCTCGCACCGCGGCTGGGGCTGGGAGCAGGTGAGCGAGGCGGCGATCCGTGCGCTCGTCGCGCGGCGGGGCGCCGACGGCGGCCCGGTGCCGCTCGTCGCGATCCTCTGGGGCGCCCAGGCGCAGGCGCTCGCACCGCTGCTCGAGGGGGTGCCGATCATCGCCTCCGCCCACCCGTCGCCGCTGTCGGCCAGCCGGGGGTTCTTCGGCTCCCGGCCGTTCTCGCGCGCCAATGCGGCGCTCGAGGCCCAGGGTGCGGCGCCCGTCGACTGGCGCATCCGCAGCGACGACGCCGACCGGGCGGTGCTCGACGCCACCGCCCGCCGGGCCGCACCGGGGCGCTCGGCGCGAGCGAGCGCATCCGACACCGTCTCCCTCTTCGACCGACTGGACTGA
- a CDS encoding PspA/IM30 family protein yields the protein MSKQSILGRIAQLAKANINALLDQAEDPQKMLDQMVRDYTNSIAEAEAAIAQTIGNLRLQEQDYQEDVRAAEDWGRKALAASQRADEMRGQHPADAAKFDNLAKVAIGKQMQSESEARSAEPSIQSQNEVVDKLKTGLETMKGKLDQLKSKRSELIARAKVAEAQTQVHDAVKSIDILDPTSEIGRFEEKIRREEAKVMGQQELAASSLDAQFEALEDVGRETEIEARLAALKHGGSGSRGQLGAGTGGAAEASDGSIEAEVVDR from the coding sequence ATGTCCAAGCAGTCCATCCTCGGCCGCATCGCGCAGCTCGCGAAGGCCAACATCAACGCGCTCCTCGACCAGGCCGAGGACCCGCAGAAGATGCTCGACCAGATGGTTCGCGACTACACGAACTCGATCGCCGAGGCCGAGGCGGCCATCGCCCAGACCATCGGCAACCTGCGCCTGCAGGAGCAGGACTACCAGGAGGACGTGCGCGCCGCCGAGGACTGGGGCCGCAAGGCGCTCGCCGCCTCGCAGCGCGCCGACGAGATGCGCGGCCAGCACCCGGCCGACGCCGCGAAGTTCGACAACCTCGCGAAGGTCGCCATCGGCAAGCAGATGCAGTCGGAGTCGGAGGCCCGCTCGGCCGAGCCGTCGATCCAGTCGCAGAACGAGGTCGTCGACAAGCTGAAGACCGGCCTCGAGACGATGAAGGGCAAGCTCGACCAGCTGAAGTCGAAGCGCTCCGAGCTCATCGCGCGCGCCAAGGTCGCCGAGGCGCAGACGCAGGTGCACGACGCGGTGAAGTCGATCGACATCCTCGACCCCACCAGCGAGATCGGCCGCTTCGAGGAGAAGATCCGCCGCGAGGAGGCGAAGGTCATGGGCCAGCAGGAGCTCGCCGCCTCGTCGCTCGACGCGCAGTTCGAGGCCCTCGAGGACGTCGGCCGCGAGACCGAGATCGAGGCTCGCCTCGCCGCGCTGAAGCACGGCGGCTCGGGCTCGCGCGGCCAGCTGGGCGCCGGCACCGGCGGCGCCGCCGAGGCCAGCGACGGCAGCATCGAGGCGGAGGTCGTCGACCGCTGA
- a CDS encoding aminotransferase class III-fold pyridoxal phosphate-dependent enzyme — protein sequence MSELNPADGDRARELDKLILHSWSKHGTTNPFTVARASGVRLWDHDGREYLDFSSQLVNTNIGHSHPKVVAAIQAQAAELATVAPATTNLRRGEAAERILSKIDGMAAVFFTNGGADAVENAIRMARVHTGRAKVLTHYRSYHGNTGAAVNATGDQRRIGNEFATGHVHFFGPFPYRSEFWSTSPEQEAERALQHARRMVESEGPSTIAAIMVEGLPGTAGILVPPPGYLQGLRELADEHGIVLILDEVMAGFGRTGHWFAHQHDGVRPDLVTFAKGVNSGYVPVGGVIISEPILATFTERAIPGGLTYAGHPLAAASIVAAIDAMTDEGIVENAARLGRDILGPGLRDLAEKHEIIGEVRGRGCFWALDLVTDRASRTPVDASVVGKLKGLLLERGYVPFTADNRIHVTPPLVMGDDDARRGLEILDEAFTAYA from the coding sequence ATGAGCGAACTGAACCCCGCAGACGGCGACCGCGCGCGAGAGCTCGACAAGCTCATCCTGCACTCCTGGTCGAAGCACGGCACGACCAACCCGTTCACGGTGGCGCGAGCCTCGGGCGTGCGCCTGTGGGATCACGACGGCCGCGAGTACCTCGACTTCTCGAGCCAGCTCGTCAACACCAACATCGGCCATTCGCACCCGAAGGTCGTCGCCGCGATCCAGGCGCAGGCCGCCGAGCTGGCCACCGTCGCGCCCGCGACCACCAACCTGCGCCGCGGCGAGGCGGCCGAGCGCATCCTGTCGAAGATCGACGGGATGGCGGCCGTCTTCTTCACGAACGGCGGGGCGGATGCGGTCGAGAACGCGATCAGGATGGCTCGCGTGCACACGGGGCGGGCCAAGGTGCTCACGCACTACCGCTCGTACCACGGCAACACCGGCGCGGCCGTGAACGCGACCGGCGACCAGCGCCGCATCGGCAACGAGTTCGCGACCGGCCACGTGCACTTCTTCGGCCCCTTCCCGTACCGCTCGGAGTTCTGGTCGACGAGCCCCGAGCAGGAGGCCGAGCGGGCGCTGCAGCACGCCCGCCGCATGGTCGAGTCGGAGGGGCCGTCGACGATCGCCGCGATCATGGTCGAGGGGCTCCCGGGCACCGCCGGCATCCTGGTGCCGCCGCCTGGCTACCTGCAGGGGCTGCGCGAGCTCGCCGACGAGCACGGCATCGTGCTGATACTCGACGAGGTGATGGCCGGCTTCGGCCGCACCGGCCACTGGTTCGCGCACCAGCACGACGGGGTGCGGCCCGACCTCGTCACCTTCGCGAAGGGCGTCAACTCCGGCTACGTGCCGGTCGGCGGCGTGATCATCTCGGAGCCGATCCTCGCCACCTTCACGGAGCGCGCCATCCCGGGCGGGCTCACCTACGCCGGCCACCCGCTCGCCGCCGCATCGATCGTCGCCGCGATCGACGCGATGACCGACGAGGGCATCGTCGAGAACGCCGCCCGGCTCGGCCGCGACATCCTCGGCCCGGGCCTCAGGGACCTCGCCGAGAAGCACGAGATCATCGGCGAGGTGCGCGGGCGCGGCTGCTTCTGGGCCCTCGACCTCGTCACCGACCGCGCCTCGAGGACGCCCGTGGACGCATCCGTCGTCGGCAAGCTGAAGGGCCTGCTGCTCGAGCGCGGCTACGTGCCGTTCACGGCCGACAACCGCATCCACGTGACGCCGCCGCTCGTGATGGGCGACGACGACGCGCGCCGCGGCCTCGAGATCCTCGACGAGGCGTTCACCGCCTACGCCTGA
- a CDS encoding glycosyltransferase — MPQEPVGEPAEAPLRVAMVSMHTSPADRPGKGDAGGMNVLVLESALALAGRGNRVDIFTRSPGAAHAQSLAPGVTVYALETGGGIVRKHELPNLADAFGDQLQRAALAAEHPYDVLHAHYWLSGLAALPVSLALGVPIVQTFHTLGQEKNRRLGDGDRPEPERRILTERFLANEVDAIAAVSRAEIDMLCDDVGAAAERVWLVPPAVDTTVFQPGPVASRHEVRTRLGVRPEDGLVVCVGRVQPLKGQDLAVRMLQHLPGTVLVIAGDVTPGAERYLESLHDIAREIGVEGRVRHIGTLDRPALAQLFDAADVVVVPSRTESFGLVPLEAAASGTPVVAARVGGLVESVIDGETGVLIDGRDPMDWADAVSTILEDDDLQVEFGLAGRRAASRRDWQDVAHELEAVYRSTVRARQV; from the coding sequence ATGCCCCAGGAGCCGGTCGGTGAGCCCGCCGAAGCGCCCCTGCGCGTCGCGATGGTCTCGATGCACACCTCGCCGGCCGACCGCCCCGGCAAGGGCGATGCCGGCGGCATGAACGTGCTGGTGCTCGAGAGCGCGCTGGCGCTCGCGGGCCGCGGCAACCGGGTCGACATCTTCACCCGCTCCCCCGGCGCCGCGCACGCGCAGTCGCTCGCGCCGGGCGTCACCGTCTACGCGCTCGAGACGGGCGGCGGCATCGTGCGCAAGCACGAGCTGCCCAACCTCGCCGACGCCTTCGGCGACCAGCTGCAGCGGGCGGCGCTCGCCGCGGAGCACCCCTACGACGTGCTGCACGCGCACTACTGGCTCTCTGGCCTGGCTGCGCTGCCGGTCTCGCTGGCGCTGGGCGTGCCGATCGTGCAGACGTTCCACACGCTCGGCCAGGAGAAGAACCGGCGCCTCGGCGACGGCGACCGCCCCGAGCCCGAGCGGCGCATCCTCACCGAGCGGTTCCTCGCGAACGAGGTCGACGCGATCGCCGCCGTCTCGCGCGCCGAGATCGACATGCTGTGCGACGACGTCGGCGCCGCCGCCGAGCGCGTCTGGCTGGTGCCCCCGGCCGTCGACACGACCGTCTTCCAGCCAGGCCCGGTCGCGAGCCGCCACGAGGTGCGCACTCGCCTCGGCGTGCGCCCCGAGGACGGCCTGGTCGTCTGCGTCGGCCGGGTGCAGCCGCTCAAGGGGCAGGATCTCGCCGTGCGCATGCTGCAGCACCTGCCCGGCACCGTGCTCGTCATCGCCGGCGACGTCACGCCCGGCGCAGAGCGCTACCTCGAGTCGCTGCACGACATCGCCCGCGAGATCGGCGTCGAGGGCCGCGTGCGCCACATCGGCACCCTCGACCGGCCAGCGCTCGCGCAGCTGTTCGACGCCGCCGACGTCGTGGTGGTCCCGAGCCGCACGGAGTCGTTCGGGCTCGTGCCGCTCGAGGCCGCGGCGAGCGGCACGCCGGTCGTCGCCGCGCGCGTCGGCGGCCTGGTCGAGTCGGTCATCGATGGCGAGACCGGCGTGCTGATCGACGGCCGCGACCCGATGGACTGGGCGGATGCGGTGAGCACGATCCTCGAGGACGACGACCTGCAGGTGGAGTTCGGACTCGCCGGCCGCCGCGCGGCGAGCCGCCGCGACTGGCAGGACGTCGCGCACGAGCTCGAGGCGGTCTACCGCTCGACGGTGCGCGCCCGCCAGGTGTAG
- a CDS encoding ABC transporter substrate-binding protein, with the protein MHRPASPSRPRRRAALAAVAAIASALLVACSSGTAPAESEAGGDGELTPVTLQLQWFAQGQFAGYYAAVDQGFYEAAGLDVTIVEGGADIVPQTVLADGAADFAIAWVPKALASREQGALITDVAQIFQRSGTLQVSFADAGIDSVDDLAGKNVGSWGFGNEFELFAALTAAGLDPMTDVTLVQQAFDMSGLLAGDIDAAQAMTYNEYAQLLETVDPETGDLYTADDFSVLDWNDEGTAMLQDAIWASSDRLEDAAFQETTVAFIKASIEGWIYARDNPEEAAQIVVDSGSQLGASHQQWMVNEINALVWPAPDGIGMIDEAAWQQTVEIAMSTTNQDGATVLTAEPDDGAWTNAYVEQALAELEADGVDITGDDFAPIEVELQEGGQ; encoded by the coding sequence ATGCACCGTCCCGCATCACCGTCCCGGCCACGTCGCCGGGCCGCCCTCGCCGCGGTCGCGGCCATCGCATCCGCCCTGCTGGTCGCCTGCTCGTCGGGCACCGCGCCGGCCGAGTCGGAGGCGGGCGGCGACGGCGAGCTCACCCCCGTGACGCTGCAGCTGCAGTGGTTCGCGCAGGGCCAGTTCGCCGGCTACTACGCCGCCGTCGACCAGGGCTTCTACGAGGCCGCGGGGCTCGACGTCACGATCGTCGAGGGCGGCGCCGACATCGTGCCGCAGACCGTGCTCGCCGACGGCGCGGCCGACTTCGCGATCGCGTGGGTGCCGAAGGCGCTCGCGAGCCGCGAGCAGGGCGCGCTGATCACCGACGTGGCGCAGATCTTCCAGCGCTCGGGCACCCTGCAGGTGTCGTTCGCCGACGCCGGCATCGACTCGGTCGACGACCTCGCCGGCAAGAACGTCGGCTCGTGGGGCTTCGGCAACGAGTTCGAGCTCTTCGCCGCGCTCACCGCCGCGGGGCTCGACCCGATGACCGACGTCACGCTCGTGCAGCAGGCGTTCGACATGTCGGGGCTGCTGGCCGGCGACATCGACGCGGCCCAGGCGATGACCTACAACGAGTACGCGCAGCTGCTCGAGACGGTCGATCCCGAGACGGGCGACCTCTACACGGCCGACGACTTCTCGGTGCTCGACTGGAACGACGAGGGCACCGCCATGCTGCAGGACGCCATCTGGGCGTCGAGCGACCGGCTCGAGGACGCCGCGTTCCAGGAGACGACCGTCGCCTTCATCAAGGCGTCGATCGAGGGCTGGATCTACGCGCGCGACAACCCAGAGGAGGCGGCGCAGATCGTCGTCGACTCGGGCAGCCAGCTGGGCGCCTCGCACCAGCAGTGGATGGTCAACGAGATCAACGCGCTCGTCTGGCCGGCGCCCGACGGCATCGGCATGATCGACGAGGCCGCCTGGCAGCAGACGGTCGAGATCGCCATGAGCACCACCAACCAGGACGGCGCGACCGTGCTGACCGCCGAGCCCGACGACGGCGCCTGGACCAACGCCTACGTCGAGCAGGCGCTCGCCGAGCTCGAGGCCGACGGCGTCGACATCACCGGCGACGACTTCGCGCCGATCGAGGTCGAGCTGCAGGAGGGCGGCCAGTAG
- a CDS encoding Type 1 glutamine amidotransferase-like domain-containing protein, protein MSIHLLGGGWADDESRWTGRFVDEARERAGGPPTIAVVLWAEDADEGATWHDDYRDDLTKLGAGTVNVVQLTAERTLLPTDLGGADGIFVGGGLTPGYHAAIMPAADTIRGLVSTGVPYAGFSAGAMIAGDVALLGGWRIGGVAVAPEKNGEGLDEVTLDAGLGLVDLVVDVHCAQHGNLSRAVAIVHAGLSDRVVAIDENTSLIVGVGGLQVAGDGSVWTADRDGDRVSIGVLAA, encoded by the coding sequence ATGAGCATTCACCTGCTGGGCGGCGGCTGGGCCGACGACGAGTCGCGCTGGACGGGCCGCTTCGTCGACGAGGCGCGGGAGCGCGCGGGCGGGCCGCCGACGATCGCGGTCGTGCTGTGGGCCGAGGACGCCGACGAGGGCGCGACGTGGCACGACGACTACCGCGACGACCTGACGAAGCTCGGCGCCGGCACCGTGAACGTCGTGCAGCTGACCGCCGAGCGCACGCTGCTGCCGACCGACCTCGGCGGCGCCGACGGCATCTTCGTCGGCGGCGGGCTCACGCCCGGCTACCACGCGGCGATCATGCCGGCGGCCGACACGATCCGCGGGCTGGTCTCGACCGGCGTGCCCTACGCGGGCTTCTCGGCCGGCGCGATGATCGCCGGCGACGTGGCACTGCTGGGCGGCTGGCGCATCGGCGGCGTCGCGGTGGCGCCCGAGAAGAACGGCGAGGGCCTCGACGAGGTCACGCTCGACGCGGGCCTGGGGCTGGTCGACCTGGTCGTCGACGTGCACTGCGCCCAGCACGGCAACCTCTCGCGCGCCGTCGCGATCGTGCACGCGGGCCTCTCCGACCGGGTGGTCGCGATCGACGAGAACACCTCGCTCATCGTCGGCGTCGGCGGCCTGCAGGTGGCCGGCGACGGCAGCGTCTGGACGGCCGACCGCGACGGCGACCGGGTCTCGATCGGCGTGCTCGCGGCATGA